In Spodoptera frugiperda isolate SF20-4 chromosome 4, AGI-APGP_CSIRO_Sfru_2.0, whole genome shotgun sequence, a single window of DNA contains:
- the LOC118272421 gene encoding uncharacterized protein LOC118272421 yields MLLARLALLHAVACLDVQVEGELAFELRVPGVRSGRQGWFRVDWARSAGARPQERLKMQARQNVAAAPDGECIYQYPEKEQVDALLSNMMNELTKVFVKANDFINGVETRRGGTGETDGPRPAHTGRIHSGAAIEHDGNNNTEITENNTKKD; encoded by the exons ATGTTGCTCGCGCGCCTGGCACTGCTGCACGCCGTGGCCTGCCTGGACGTCCAGGTGGAGGGGGAGCTCGCCTTCGAGCTGCGCGTGCCTGGCGTGCGCAGCGGCAGGCAGGGCTGGTTCCGCGTGGACTGGGCGCGCAGCGCGGGCGCCCGGCCGCAGGAGCGGCTCAAGATGCAGGCGCGGCAGAACGTGGCGGCGGCCCCCGACGGCGAGTGCATCTACCAGTACCCTGAGAAAGAACAAGTGGACGCGCTGCTCAGTAACATGATGAACGAACTCACTAAG GTGTTCGTGAAAGCAAACGACTTTATAAATGGCGTGGAAACGAGACGCGGGGGAACCGGGGAGACTGACGGTCCACGCCCCGCGCACACTGGGCGCATTCACTCCGGCGCAGCGATCGAACATGATGGGAACAATAATACTGAGATTACAGAGAACAATACGAAGAAGGACTGA